A DNA window from Vibrio sp. CDRSL-10 TSBA contains the following coding sequences:
- a CDS encoding glycosyltransferase: protein MNCKLSRCTAFRTALGLPPDCKVIASVGSLIYRKGMDRLIRMVANLKQSDVHLVIIGDGPEKHALEQLAAELDVRSQIHLVGEQANVCGWLRGGVDLFISGTRDEAFGLVLAEAAIAGVPVIAPRVGGIPEVLQHDSSALLYDPQQPQLLAHFTEQLLTDRCTAQTLSQCAYLRAISQFSLQANTSKLSSLYEELLTSTQYCRRPAWFDSLRPLRALSASHFSR, encoded by the coding sequence ATGAACTGCAAGCTCAGCCGGTGCACTGCGTTTCGCACGGCTCTGGGTCTGCCGCCGGACTGCAAAGTGATTGCCAGTGTCGGATCATTAATTTATCGCAAAGGCATGGATAGACTTATCCGTATGGTAGCCAACCTGAAACAAAGCGATGTCCATTTAGTCATTATCGGTGATGGTCCTGAGAAACACGCTCTGGAACAACTGGCGGCGGAGCTGGATGTCCGTTCACAAATACACCTGGTCGGTGAGCAAGCCAATGTCTGCGGCTGGCTGCGTGGCGGAGTGGACCTGTTTATCAGCGGCACACGTGATGAAGCGTTTGGTCTGGTGTTGGCGGAAGCGGCGATTGCTGGCGTACCTGTGATTGCACCGAGAGTTGGCGGCATACCGGAAGTCCTGCAACACGACAGCTCAGCGCTGCTCTACGACCCGCAGCAGCCGCAATTATTAGCGCACTTCACCGAACAACTACTGACGGATCGCTGCACCGCTCAAACCTTGAGTCAATGTGCTTATCTGCGTGCCATCAGCCAGTTTTCCCTGCAGGCAAATACCAGCAAGCTGTCCAGTCTCTACGAGGAGTTGCTGACTAGTACACAATACTGTCGAAGACCGGCGTGGTTTGACAGCTTGCGTCCCCTCAGAGCGCTCTCCGCCAGTCATTTTTCACGCTGA
- a CDS encoding glycosyltransferase — protein sequence MIKLLYVHYGDNWLRGSEVCLLNLLKSLDTQRFMPVLWTNNPQLHQQAQELGITSELSTFRVLFGWPGQRASLSQYLRQINKAIALIREHDIQLIHVNSGAPCQWMWWAAKRCSVPMLTQLHSDYTLRDRLRLCLHLSPHLVTVSHAISTKLHGEGYPQQQLSVVHNGIDIDELQAQPVHCVSHGSGSAAGLQSDCQCRIINLSQRHG from the coding sequence ATGATTAAACTCCTCTATGTGCACTACGGTGATAACTGGTTACGCGGCAGTGAAGTCTGCCTGCTCAATCTGCTCAAGAGTCTGGACACCCAACGTTTTATGCCCGTACTGTGGACCAATAATCCGCAGTTACATCAACAGGCTCAAGAATTGGGGATCACCTCCGAACTCAGTACATTCCGGGTACTCTTTGGCTGGCCAGGTCAGCGCGCTTCTTTGTCGCAATACTTGCGCCAGATAAACAAGGCTATCGCTTTAATTCGCGAGCATGATATTCAGCTGATTCATGTTAACAGCGGCGCGCCCTGTCAATGGATGTGGTGGGCAGCCAAACGCTGCTCGGTACCCATGCTGACCCAGTTGCACAGCGATTACACTCTGCGCGACAGGCTTCGCCTCTGCCTGCATTTGTCTCCGCATTTGGTAACTGTCAGTCATGCCATCAGCACCAAACTGCACGGTGAAGGTTATCCGCAGCAACAACTGAGCGTCGTGCACAATGGTATCGATATTGATGAACTGCAAGCTCAGCCGGTGCACTGCGTTTCGCACGGCTCTGGGTCTGCCGCCGGACTGCAAAGTGATTGCCAGTGTCGGATCATTAATTTATCGCAAAGGCATGGATAG
- a CDS encoding glycosyltransferase → MNNIPSKTGKKIIHVVQHLAPGGIESLTLELLRFANPDDQVLIVSMEGNKHEALQRWPRLAEYQQQMIFLEKPPGIQLGLVFTLVKAFKGVRPDVVHTHHLGPLMYAGYAAKLAGVPVRIHTEHDAWHLNNSKHKQMQSVLLKAAKPTIVADATHVKEQLDNLFRYSRTVVIKNGIDCNKFCPGSKNLARHRFDLPQDKLIIGCAGRLEKVKDHQTAIKAMRFLPEHSMLAIAGEGTQREMLENLVVKLHLQQRVRFIGQTDHMPHFYQALDVFCMPSLMEGLPLSLLEAQACNIPVVTTDVGASAEAMCPHTGKLVKTGDVPGLAATLLQALLQTNSHEPRDFVLSNFEIRKMAKAYHELALGELA, encoded by the coding sequence ATGAATAACATCCCTTCTAAAACCGGAAAAAAGATTATTCATGTCGTTCAGCATCTTGCCCCGGGGGGCATTGAAAGTCTGACTCTGGAGCTACTGCGCTTCGCCAATCCTGATGATCAGGTGTTAATCGTCAGCATGGAAGGCAATAAACATGAAGCGTTGCAACGCTGGCCGCGGCTGGCCGAATATCAGCAGCAGATGATATTTCTGGAAAAGCCACCCGGAATCCAGCTTGGTCTGGTTTTTACTCTGGTCAAAGCATTTAAAGGCGTTCGTCCGGACGTCGTCCATACCCATCATCTCGGCCCGCTGATGTACGCCGGTTACGCTGCCAAACTGGCTGGCGTGCCAGTGCGGATCCACACCGAACATGATGCCTGGCATCTTAACAACAGTAAGCATAAACAGATGCAGAGCGTATTACTCAAGGCGGCCAAACCAACCATAGTCGCCGATGCGACCCATGTTAAAGAGCAACTGGATAACCTTTTCCGCTACAGTCGCACCGTAGTGATCAAAAACGGGATTGATTGCAACAAATTCTGCCCGGGTTCAAAAAATCTGGCCCGCCATCGCTTTGATTTACCTCAGGACAAGCTGATCATCGGCTGCGCGGGCCGGCTCGAAAAGGTGAAAGATCATCAGACCGCCATCAAAGCAATGCGATTTTTGCCTGAACACAGCATGCTGGCCATCGCCGGAGAAGGAACACAACGTGAGATGCTGGAAAATCTGGTAGTAAAACTCCATTTGCAGCAGCGGGTACGCTTTATCGGTCAGACCGATCACATGCCGCACTTCTATCAGGCTCTGGATGTGTTCTGCATGCCATCCCTGATGGAAGGTCTGCCTCTGTCCCTGCTCGAAGCGCAGGCCTGTAACATCCCTGTAGTGACAACCGATGTCGGAGCCTCGGCAGAAGCCATGTGTCCCCACACCGGGAAACTGGTTAAAACCGGTGACGTTCCCGGTCTTGCTGCCACCCTGCTGCAAGCCTTGCTGCAAACCAACAGCCATGAGCCGCGTGATTTCGTGCTCAGCAATTTTGAAATTCGCAAAATGGCCAAGGCTTATCACGAACTGGCTTTGGGAGAACTGGCATGA
- a CDS encoding oligosaccharide flippase family protein: protein MLSLKLPAAISRPVAYALGLFATKGLALIMLPILANHLSVEQIGQLELYTSSGVFFAMILSLALHEALYRFAGHEACSDKQTKVAGEIYTLACMVAGISLTGLLLLITLATTLFPQLPDQAMLLLSLGVASEGLIGLQLAWLRMQDRAGQFLQVTVCICLLQVSLVALSLWLMPGVLSILAASVITHFIQFIWLQRLCRLPMQRPCIKRAREFVAYSLPIALAGLVAFTLNGAERWVIAATDTIESLAYYAIAAKFALALCILVQPFGMWWMPKRFAVLLNQGCGEATRITQYGIIWVALLCSAMAYFAPLFIQLTLPANYHSAGQMVLLCLLAALFKELTELVNLGLLASKQTGKLLRFNLIAAGSGALLIMTMLSWGVWGIITGLVLAQLTKLTLVYRASQIAMALPYALRRLTLVIVTAVTHLLISVHLSSWQLQLIMSLLAPLSVILVALLAGLLPLPYWLRKNRIATVERL, encoded by the coding sequence ATGCTTAGCTTAAAACTGCCTGCGGCAATCAGCCGGCCCGTCGCATACGCTTTGGGGCTGTTTGCGACCAAAGGGCTGGCACTCATCATGTTGCCCATACTTGCCAACCACTTATCCGTCGAGCAGATCGGTCAGCTTGAGCTGTATACCAGCAGTGGAGTGTTCTTTGCCATGATTCTGAGCCTGGCGCTTCATGAAGCTCTATACCGCTTCGCCGGCCATGAAGCCTGCTCTGATAAACAAACCAAAGTAGCGGGAGAGATTTATACGCTTGCCTGTATGGTCGCTGGCATATCGCTGACCGGATTATTACTGCTGATTACTCTGGCAACCACTCTCTTTCCGCAACTGCCCGATCAAGCCATGCTGCTGTTGTCATTAGGAGTCGCCAGTGAAGGTCTGATCGGACTGCAACTCGCCTGGTTGCGCATGCAAGACAGAGCCGGACAATTCTTGCAGGTGACCGTTTGCATCTGTCTGTTGCAGGTTTCACTGGTCGCGCTCTCTTTGTGGCTGATGCCGGGCGTTTTATCGATCCTTGCCGCATCAGTTATCACTCATTTTATTCAGTTCATCTGGCTGCAGCGCCTGTGCCGCCTGCCGATGCAACGCCCCTGTATCAAGCGGGCACGTGAATTCGTCGCTTACAGTTTACCCATCGCTTTAGCGGGTTTGGTGGCCTTTACACTCAATGGCGCCGAGCGCTGGGTCATCGCCGCAACAGATACGATTGAGTCGCTCGCCTACTACGCTATCGCCGCTAAGTTTGCTCTCGCTTTGTGTATTCTGGTCCAGCCATTTGGGATGTGGTGGATGCCAAAACGCTTTGCCGTTCTGCTCAATCAAGGTTGCGGTGAAGCAACCCGAATCACTCAGTACGGTATTATCTGGGTCGCTTTGCTGTGTTCAGCAATGGCCTATTTCGCGCCGTTGTTCATTCAGCTGACGTTACCAGCTAACTACCATTCAGCCGGACAGATGGTGCTGCTGTGTCTGCTGGCTGCGTTATTCAAAGAGCTGACCGAGCTGGTTAACCTCGGATTGCTGGCCAGTAAACAGACCGGGAAATTATTACGCTTTAACCTGATCGCAGCCGGCAGTGGCGCCTTATTAATTATGACCATGCTTTCCTGGGGCGTGTGGGGGATTATCACCGGTTTGGTATTAGCGCAACTCACCAAGCTCACACTGGTCTACCGAGCCAGCCAGATTGCGATGGCATTACCGTATGCCTTACGCCGGCTGACGCTGGTGATAGTCACTGCAGTCACTCATCTACTGATTTCGGTTCATCTTTCCTCCTGGCAACTTCAATTGATAATGTCGCTGCTGGCACCGCTGAGCGTCATCTTAGTCGCTCTGCTGGCTGGTCTGCTGCCGCTGCCCTACTGGTTACGCAAAAACCGGATTGCCACCGTTGAACGCCTATGA
- a CDS encoding glycosyltransferase — MQYAATNPRFLHAHGYKASIYARLVKLLTGTHQISTYHAGETPRGKVWLYDWLDRYTSRMSNHAISVSQAIAAKLPPGSITLNNFISQTTQSSLTGEQIAFIGRLSHEKAPERFVALAKQFPRHRFHLYGDGPLYQEIKNSAPDNLTLHGHISDMQPHWPDIALVIIPSRFEGLPMVSLEAMGRGIPVLATRVGALDTLIESGISGWIADNEQDLVTGIEQWQQLSQQQRHTIGSRARHTINESYTDQAVIPQLLNLYQSR, encoded by the coding sequence GTGCAGTACGCTGCTACCAACCCAAGGTTTCTGCACGCCCATGGATACAAAGCCAGTATTTACGCGCGTCTTGTTAAATTACTGACCGGGACCCACCAGATCTCGACCTATCACGCCGGTGAAACGCCCCGCGGCAAAGTATGGCTGTATGACTGGCTTGATCGCTATACCAGCCGGATGTCCAATCATGCAATTAGTGTCAGTCAGGCTATCGCGGCTAAATTGCCGCCTGGCAGCATCACGCTCAATAATTTCATCTCACAAACCACACAAAGTTCGCTTACTGGCGAGCAGATTGCCTTTATTGGCCGTTTAAGCCATGAAAAGGCACCGGAACGATTTGTCGCGCTGGCCAAACAGTTCCCCCGTCACCGCTTTCATCTGTATGGTGACGGGCCACTTTATCAGGAGATTAAAAACAGCGCACCAGACAACCTCACCTTGCACGGACACATCAGTGACATGCAGCCGCACTGGCCAGATATCGCTTTAGTCATTATTCCGTCACGTTTTGAAGGGCTGCCAATGGTCAGTCTCGAAGCCATGGGACGCGGTATTCCTGTCCTTGCAACCCGGGTTGGCGCTTTGGATACACTGATCGAATCCGGGATAAGTGGCTGGATAGCCGATAACGAGCAAGACCTGGTGACAGGTATCGAGCAATGGCAGCAACTGAGCCAACAACAGCGACACACCATAGGTTCACGTGCGCGTCACACCATCAACGAGAGTTATACCGACCAGGCTGTCATCCCGCAGCTGCTCAATCTGTACCAGAGCCGGTAA
- a CDS encoding sugar transferase has product MLNIIQGPIHISRAKRVFDFTVATLLLAMVLPLFPLIAAAIKLGSRGPVFYTQLRVGYYTPEKAHLFHIIKFRTMYQDCESRSGACWATENDPRITPIGRFMRKTRLDELPQLINVVKGEMSLIGPRPERPCFYSKLENAIPFFAERTYGLLPGITGLAQVSQGYDTCIDDVRRKVGFDHGYALALSSFKTWLAMDLLILCKTISVVIMGRGQ; this is encoded by the coding sequence ATGTTAAACATTATTCAAGGACCGATACATATTTCCCGCGCCAAGCGTGTGTTTGATTTCACTGTGGCAACCCTGCTATTGGCCATGGTGTTACCCCTGTTTCCTCTTATCGCTGCAGCAATAAAACTGGGGTCTCGCGGACCGGTTTTCTATACCCAGTTACGGGTCGGTTACTACACACCGGAAAAAGCACACCTGTTTCATATCATTAAATTCCGCACCATGTACCAGGACTGTGAAAGCCGCAGCGGCGCATGCTGGGCAACCGAAAATGACCCTCGCATCACCCCAATCGGGCGTTTCATGCGTAAAACCCGTCTCGATGAACTGCCTCAGCTGATCAACGTGGTCAAAGGCGAAATGTCGCTGATTGGTCCGCGACCGGAACGTCCCTGCTTCTACAGCAAACTGGAAAACGCCATTCCCTTTTTTGCCGAGCGAACTTACGGACTGCTGCCGGGGATTACCGGACTGGCCCAGGTCAGTCAGGGATACGATACCTGTATTGATGATGTGCGTCGCAAAGTAGGATTTGACCATGGTTACGCCCTCGCTCTGAGCTCTTTCAAAACCTGGCTGGCGATGGATTTGTTGATTTTATGTAAGACCATCTCAGTGGTCATTATGGGCAGGGGGCAGTAA
- a CDS encoding glycosyltransferase family 4 protein: MASSTKSHSSRHCLIFDPVPFNGGSKVASYEMVRQSLKSEVNFTVLTCDPDSWRAAWPKSMPFNMVTFHKPGSLSKATSGWQYWLKHLYFMLMICLCLLKHRSVTTLIGISGPGVDMALYGCRKLLRYRLIQFIHGPVPCSGSVGYCLTQADRVFYLPSTLDSMRRSVSHYFNRWLPDNSGEALANYLLATKQYQPFINGIGHSQWPTASHYSGAGLLWAASLLKWKGLDIMVDALRLLPDEHPLRCDICFIRPHNINLPHSQAPVTLPGVSWHEQPQNLDSIRANSSIFVSTSQQEPFGLSILEALAAGLCVVIPQDGSYWDQKLRHNVNCIKYTPNCPIALAQTLKYLISDRVCLRQIGQAGQLYAENYRAETCYLPIVQYISSCTEQSVPLKTGQYYA; the protein is encoded by the coding sequence ATGGCATCATCTACGAAATCTCACTCAAGCCGTCACTGCCTTATCTTTGATCCGGTACCTTTTAACGGCGGCTCAAAAGTCGCCAGCTATGAGATGGTCCGGCAGAGTCTCAAGTCAGAGGTAAACTTCACCGTACTGACTTGTGATCCCGACAGCTGGCGCGCTGCCTGGCCAAAGTCCATGCCCTTTAATATGGTCACCTTTCACAAACCCGGCAGCCTGAGTAAGGCCACCAGTGGCTGGCAATACTGGCTTAAGCACCTTTACTTTATGTTGATGATTTGCCTGTGCCTGCTGAAACACCGCTCTGTTACAACACTGATCGGCATTTCCGGGCCGGGCGTTGACATGGCACTGTATGGCTGCCGCAAACTATTACGCTACCGATTAATACAATTCATCCATGGCCCGGTTCCTTGCTCCGGCTCGGTCGGCTATTGTCTGACCCAGGCTGACCGGGTGTTTTATCTGCCCAGCACTCTGGATTCGATGCGGCGTTCTGTCAGTCACTATTTTAATCGTTGGTTACCGGATAACAGTGGTGAGGCACTGGCAAACTATTTATTGGCAACCAAGCAATATCAGCCATTTATCAATGGAATTGGACACAGCCAATGGCCGACTGCGAGCCATTACTCCGGGGCTGGTCTGCTCTGGGCAGCCTCGCTGCTGAAATGGAAAGGCCTCGACATTATGGTCGATGCATTGCGTCTGCTACCCGACGAACACCCGTTACGATGTGATATCTGCTTTATCCGACCGCACAATATTAACCTGCCACACAGTCAGGCTCCGGTGACATTGCCGGGCGTCAGCTGGCACGAGCAGCCGCAAAACCTTGATAGTATTCGTGCCAACAGCTCAATTTTTGTTTCCACCAGCCAGCAAGAACCGTTTGGTCTTTCTATTCTGGAAGCCCTGGCCGCCGGACTGTGTGTTGTCATCCCTCAAGATGGTTCGTACTGGGACCAAAAGTTACGTCATAACGTTAACTGCATTAAATATACCCCCAACTGCCCGATTGCTCTGGCACAAACACTGAAATATTTAATCTCCGATCGCGTCTGTCTGCGTCAGATTGGTCAGGCGGGACAACTGTACGCAGAGAATTATCGAGCCGAAACTTGTTATCTACCCATTGTGCAGTATATCAGTTCCTGCACAGAGCAAAGCGTGCCACTAAAAACAGGACAGTATTATGCTTAG
- a CDS encoding acyltransferase: MLSIRLYQWKSWLQNHPDPKFRALFQLLKRIRNLELPTPAFYNRIAYTLCTALRDGIETLRRIFICTPAFKGRLASCGRQLNLYSGLPYISGPLHIEVGDRCRISGQTTFSGRTSITTPRLVIGNNVGIGWQTTIAVGTRVIIDDDVRIAGRGFLFGYPGHPIDEAERAQGLPDHDEQVGDIHLEQGVWLGSNVSVKGGVTIGRGTIVCTGSVVTKSLPPYVLAGGNPARVIRSIRTQQ, encoded by the coding sequence ATGCTTAGCATCCGACTCTACCAGTGGAAAAGCTGGCTGCAAAATCACCCTGACCCTAAATTCCGCGCACTGTTTCAACTGTTAAAGCGTATTCGTAATCTGGAACTTCCTACACCAGCGTTCTACAACCGCATCGCGTACACCCTGTGTACTGCGCTACGAGACGGTATCGAGACCCTGCGCCGGATATTTATCTGCACGCCGGCTTTTAAAGGGCGTTTAGCCTCATGCGGTCGTCAGCTAAATCTCTACAGCGGGCTGCCTTATATTTCCGGCCCATTACATATCGAAGTTGGCGACCGGTGCCGGATTTCCGGTCAAACCACGTTCAGCGGTCGCACCTCAATCACAACTCCTCGCCTTGTCATTGGCAACAACGTTGGTATCGGCTGGCAAACCACCATCGCGGTCGGAACCCGGGTCATCATCGACGATGATGTACGCATTGCCGGGAGGGGCTTTCTGTTTGGCTATCCGGGTCATCCTATCGATGAGGCCGAACGTGCTCAGGGTTTACCGGACCATGATGAGCAAGTCGGAGATATTCATCTTGAGCAAGGTGTCTGGCTGGGCAGCAATGTCAGTGTTAAAGGCGGGGTCACAATTGGCCGCGGCACCATAGTCTGCACCGGCAGCGTGGTCACGAAAAGCCTGCCCCCTTATGTGCTCGCCGGAGGCAATCCGGCACGGGTGATCCGCTCGATCCGGACACAACAATAA